A part of Carassius carassius chromosome 32, fCarCar2.1, whole genome shotgun sequence genomic DNA contains:
- the LOC132112906 gene encoding integrin beta-1-binding protein 1-like produces MFRKVKKRNSSSSSQSSEVSTKSKSVDSSLGGLSRSSTVASLDTDSTKSSSNAVSDTCAEFRVKYVGAIEKLQFEMSKTLQEPLDLINYIDAAQQDGKLPFVPGDEEMILRVSKYGVKVASLDQCDVLHRHPLYLIVRMLCYDDGLGAGKNLLALKTTDAEQQECSIWVYQCSSAEQAQAICKVLSSSFDCALASGKS; encoded by the exons ATGTTTCGAAAGGTCAAGAAgcgcaacagcagcagcagctcccaGAGCAGTGAGGTCAGCACTAAAAGCAAG TCAGTAGATTCCAGTTTGGGAGGCCTGTCTAGGTCCAGCACAGTCGCCAGTCTCGATACAGACTCCACCAAGAGCTCAA GTAACGCCGTGTCTGACACCTGTGCTGAGTTCAGAGTCAAGTATGTGGGAGCCATCGAGAAGCTGCAGTTTGAGATGAGCAAGACCCTGCAGGAGCCGCTAGACCTGATCAACTACATCGATGCGGCTCAG CAAGATGGAAAACTGCCGTTTGTGCCTGGAGATGAGGAGATGATTCTGAGAGTGTCTAAGTATGGAGTTAAAGTGGCCTCATTGGACCAGTGT GATGTGCTGCACCGTCACCCGCTCTACCTGATTGTACGTATGCTTTGCTATGATGATGGTCTGGGTGCTGGAAAAAACCTGCTGGCGCTGAAGACCACAGATGCAGAGCAGCAGGAGTGCAGCATCTGGGTGTATCAGTGCAGCAGTGCG GAACAAGCCCAGGCCATCTGTAAAGTACTGTCCTCCTCCTTCGACTGTGCCCTGGCCTCAGGGAAGTCCTGA
- the LOC132112907 gene encoding isoamyl acetate-hydrolyzing esterase 1 homolog — MSTLKKVIWPQVILFGDSITQFAFQANGWGSEISHKLARKCDVVNRGLSGYNTRWAKLVLPRIVPISEAPIAALTVFFGANDCALEDKNPAQHVPLQEFTENLKDIVKYLLSTGVSNDKIIFITPPPLQEAAWEKECLLKCSALNRLNSVAGQYAQACFQAAGQSGVDVLDLWTLMQKDGQDFSVYLSDGLHLSDKGNQFVAEHLWTLLERRVTDLPFILPYWGMWTQNVLRAAYCAIKTQVK; from the exons ATGTCGACACTAAAGAAAGTTATATGGCCCCAAGTCATTCTCTTCGGCGACTCAATAACACAG tttgcGTTTCAAGCGAACGGATGGGGATCCGAAATCTCTCATAAACTCGCAAG AAAATGCGACGTGGTAAACAGAGGCTTGTCGGGTTACAACACACGGTGGGCTAAGCTTGTGCTTCCTCGCATCGTGCCCATTTCTGAGGCTCCTATCGCGGCTTTGACCGTCTTCTTCGGCGCTAATGATTGCGCATTGGAAG ACAAGAACCCCGCGCAGCACGTGCCTCTCCAGGAGTTCACGGAGAATTTAAAAGATATTGTCAAATATCTGCTGTCTACAGGGGTGTCCAATGACAAGATCATCTTCATCACACCGCCACCACTTCAAGAAGCCGCCTGGGAGAAAGAGTGCTTGCTAAAAT gttctgCTCTGAATCGGCTGAACTCTGTGGCTGGTCAGTACGCACAGGCCTGCTTTCAGGCTGCTGGACAGTCTGGTGTGGATGTTCTAGATCTCTGGACACTCATGCAAAAAGACGGACAG GATTTCTCCGTGTATCTTTCGGACGGACTTCATCTCTCTGATAAAGGCAATCAGTTCGTGGCAGAGCATTTATGGACACTTCTTGAGAGGCGAGTGACTGATTTGCCCTTCATTCTGCCTTACTGGGGGATGTGGACCCAAAATGTCCTGAGAGCAGCTTACTGTGCGATTAAAACACAGGTCAAATGA